A stretch of DNA from Planococcus antarcticus DSM 14505:
CCTGCCGATTCTCAGTCGATTTGACTGTGCGCGCCGTGTTGGGGTAAACATTAACACGCTGGCATTGGTGAATTTCGAGACCAACCGGTATTCCGTCCCGACCCGTTATTCCGGCAGGAAGGATGCTTTTCTGTATGCGTACGTCGATAAAATCATCATCAAAATCGACGGAGAAACGATTGCGGAACACGAGCGTCTCTACACACAGCGCGGAGAATTGTTGGACATTGACCATTACCTGGATGAACTGGAGAGAAAGCCACGTGCCATCCCTTTCGCACGCCCGTTGAAAAAGAACACACTGCCCGCCTCTTATCAGTCGTTTTACCGGGAAACCAACCTGCGGTATGGTCATGGAAAAGAACTGATTCGTGTGTTGAAGCTGCATCGGGATTATCCAGCTTCGGCAGTCGAGAACGCCGTCCGCCAAAGTGTGGAGAAACAGTTATTCACGTGCGATGCGGTCAAACAATTTCTCTATCAAACCTTGCATCCGGCACTTGCGAACCCCTTGCCGATGATGTACGAAGTCACGGAAAGCATTCGCGTAAAACCTCCTGCACTCGGAGACTACAATGAATTATTGAAGGGCGGTATCTATCATTGAATGAGCATCATTTCCAGCTGGAAGATTACTTAAAACGGTTGCGCCTCCCGGCCATCCGAGCGCAACTGGATGTCTATCTCCGGGAAGCCAACGAACAACAGATGACCTATGAATCCTTTCTGTACCACCTTCTTCAACTGGAGGTAGCGGAAAGGGAAATCAAACGGAAGGAACTGGCGCGCAAGCAAGCCAGGTTCCCCGTCGAAAAGACCTTAGCCGATTTCTATTTTGAGCGTGCGCCCCATGTACCCAAAAGAAAAGTATTGGAAATTGCCGAAGGCAATTATATTTACGATAAACGCAACGTCCTCATGATCGGGAATTCGGGGACCGGCAAAACCCACATCATGATTGGATTGGCGCAGATCGCGATTGAAAAAGGCTATAAGGTCAGGTATTATACCGCAGCCGGGCTAGCCAACGAAATCATGGAAGCACAAGACGAAAAAAAGCTTCTCCAACTTGAAAAGAAATGGTTAGCAGCCGATTTGGTTTTGGTCGATGAATTGGGGTATATTCCGTACCATAAAAGAGCCGCCGAATTGATGTTTCAATTTTTCTCCAGCCGTTACGAAAAAGGCAGCATGATCATCACCAGCAACCGGGAATTCAACAAATGGAACGAAGTCTTCCACGATGATCAGATGACCGCCGTCTTGTTGGATCGACTCACGCACAAAGCGCATATCCTCGATATGAACGGGGAGAGTTATCGTTTACGAGAGACCTTGGAGTCCAGGTCGATCTAAGTAGAGGGTGGTCAACTTTTATATGAGCGACCTGGTCAACTTTTGGCTTGACGTTTACATAAGTTTCAAAGTCTTTTCTATCGAATATAGTATTTGTTTTAGTGAAGTGGATTTGCCTTTCAATAATATCTAGCAAAGTAAATTCTGCCAGTTTTTTGTTGTTCATCTGAATTCCCTCCTAGTTTCTTCAAGTATGTATTGTCTTTTATAAGATAATTCTTTTGAATGTAACTTAACTGCACTTAAGTTACATTCAAATCCTAGTCTTTGCCCCCAAATTTCCACTTGTATTTTGCCGGGGCATTTTTCAATTCGTCCAGATCGCTCTGCAGCTGCTGGACGATGGCCACAAGCTGTTCTTCCCGTTCCTGACTCTTTTTCAATTCGTTTTTCATGTCCCTAAGGACGTCAGCATAGTCTAGAGGGTTCGGCAATTGAGGTTTCGGCTGCTGTTTCATGAGTCGCTACAGGTCATTGATTTTTGGATTCTTCTATATGAGCAATTCAACAAGCTGGTTAAGAAATTGCCAAGCAACTATCAGCTCCGTATCCAGCAGTTTCAATTCTCCTCCAAATCGTTTCTAGCCACTTAGTTCGACTTCTTCAAAATTCTTTCGTTTAATCTCATTCACTCGCTATTCATGGATAAGCTGCGTAATTAAAACAATCTGTTTCATCTGGTCTTAGGTACATCCCCGGTGATAATTCTGCTTAGAGTTTTTATTACTTACCATGCCTTCCCGTTCCCAGAGTTGATGAACTTTAAAATTCATTGCTTTTATAAGTCAGCTAATTAGAATTCGCATATCCCCACCACTTAAATTTAGCTTTATTGAGTTAAAAACAGCTTTATTTTATGCTTTCTTAAGCTAAAAGATACTTTTTTAAAGGTATTAATAGAATAAAAAGTAAAAAGGCCCAATTGAGAAATTTATAATTAATAATATATTTTAACAATAGAAAAAATGGTATTAAACCCCTATTTATAGCGGGCCCAAACTACTGTAAGGTGATGTGAAAGAAGTAAATTTTCCCCTTTATTTACTATGGCCATAGTCTTTAGGAATTATTTCTTCTTCACTTTTACCAGGAAGGAGGTCTTTACAATGTCTGCAGTCTCTACAATGGTTCTATCTTATCAGTTTTCTCTTGAAGAAAAATTTTCAGGTGTGATTGAAAACAAATGGTTCTGGATGGTCTTTGCTCTTCTTGTCCTTGTTGGTCTATTTGCGTATGCTTTTTATTGTACAAGTCGTGGTTATAGTTTTAATGGAAATGTTAAGCTTAACTGGCCAAAGATTTGGCAAATGGGAATTGGCTGTAAAGCCACTTAACTTATATAGGGGAAGGGGGTTCTTAGGGCCCCTTTTTAATTAGGAGAGGATTATCATGTTAGAGATTAAAAACTTATCGAAAAAATTTAAACAACAAGTTATTATCGATAATCTAAGTACAAACTTCTCTCAAACAGGAATCACTGTCATTGTTGGAACTAATGGGAGTGGTAAAACCACTTTGTTGAATATGATTACGAACCTGCTTCAACCAGACTCGGGTCAGATTGTGCTGGATGAATTAAATCCAGGTAGTCGTGAATATAAATCAAAAATTTTTTATCTCCCATCTGATTTTTATTTACCAGGTTACATGACCGGGAAAGAATATGCTCATTTTGTTTTAAGCCGATACGATACAAGCAATTATAATCAATTACCCAAATTATTAAATCTTTTAGATATGACCCAAAGTCAAAACAAAACGATTGAGTCCTATTCTTTTGGAATGAAAAAGAAAATCCAAATTGCAGTTGCAATTGCTGCCAATACTGATTATATAATTGCAGATGAAATCTTAGGTGGACTAGATTTTGATACCGTGATTCTCGTTCAAGAAATTTTCGATGCGATTAGCAACAAGAAAAAAATCATCATCGTCTCGCATGAACGTAACACCATTGATCGTTTTCCCGAGGATGTTCGCCTCATGCGCAAAGGCACACTCACTTCCTTTACAGGATCTCCAGATGAACTAACTAAATTCATTAAGCAGGAGGGCGTCTTACATGACAAACTCATTGAAATTCAAAAACATTTTATGCATTCTTAAATTTTTTTATAATGATACGTTTCACGGGATGTTTAACCGCCCATTCTTTAAGAGCAAAGTTAATCGTTATGGATTAATTCTAATTCTAACCCTTCTTTATCTGGGTTATTTTTACTTAAACATGATCCAACTCGCCACTTTAAGCAAGAATATTCAAGACGTACATAGCACGAATCTCATGATTGCAGCAAAAATGACATTGAGTAGCTATTTCAATATTGTCTTAATCTTAAGTGCCTTTTTGTTTATATTAGTTAATTCAACAGTGAGCTTAAATAAGAATTCCTTATTTTTCGCCAAAACGCTTCCATTCTCTGAAAAAGAAGTCAGTGTCAGCCAAATGATATTCAAGTTAAGTGTTGCTTTAGCCTTCTTTGAATTGTTAATTATCATTGTTGCACCAGCCCTCAAACTCATATCGATGAATATCTTTACCGCAGGCCTTGTACTTATAACGCTTCATACGCTGTTCATTGCTAGTTTTTTTATATTAGAATTGATATACGCTTTCGTCTTAAAAGATACTGCGGGTACGAAAAGACTTTTGTTCACTTTTTCGCTTGATTTTTTGATTATTGTATTCGTTACGGTTCATTTGTTAATTACCCGTTTTAAGATAGATGCTTGGACTAGTGTACAAGAAGAATCTATTCTTCAAATGACATTTATCGTTCTCTTCACTAGTCTAATGATTGGAACAATTGTTTATCTATTAAATGCTAAATTTTTTGCTAAAGACAATATATACGTCCAATCAGATTACTTCAAACTTGGATTGCCGGCAATAAATATTGGACTAGCGACCACAATGCCTGCCATTGTGCGGAGTAAAAATTTCCTCTACTTTTGGGCATTGTTGATTGTTATCTCGATTGGTTCATTCGTTCAGAACGGGCTGGACAGTACATTCCAATTGTGGCTATTTTCATTACCAGTTCTTGGAATCGTAACGATTACCTATGCAGATGCTACGATTTCCATTCGCAAGCTATTCACCATCTACAAAATCAGTCCATTGACAGAACTTGCTTCCTTACTTGGGGTCTCCATCCTCTTGATGTCCCCTGCTCTATATGTAGGAATCATAGAGACGCAAAATCTTGACCCTTATATGTATGGCATCAATATCTTCTTTGTCGCAACAATTGCAGGCTTTTTATTTCCCAAGTCGCAAAGTAATATCAATGAGACCATCGCATCCGTATTAACATTCGTTATTATCATAATATTATCTGCACTCATCGGCGTTAAAGGAGCTTTATACCCTTCTCTTCTTATACTTCTGGGTGTTCTCTACGTAATCTTAAAGAAAGAATATGAGGTGGCAAAATGAAAATCACAAAGTACATTGGAATCGGCACAGTAGTCTGGGCGATTATTTTCTTAATCGATTACATTTATGAACTGTTTAAAATAACGGAAACAAGTGTGGTTACGACTCTTGCAGGATTACGCATTACAACTGTGATGACTAAGGAAGAGTTAAATACTTACTTCTCACT
This window harbors:
- a CDS encoding ATP-binding cassette domain-containing protein codes for the protein MLEIKNLSKKFKQQVIIDNLSTNFSQTGITVIVGTNGSGKTTLLNMITNLLQPDSGQIVLDELNPGSREYKSKIFYLPSDFYLPGYMTGKEYAHFVLSRYDTSNYNQLPKLLNLLDMTQSQNKTIESYSFGMKKKIQIAVAIAANTDYIIADEILGGLDFDTVILVQEIFDAISNKKKIIIVSHERNTIDRFPEDVRLMRKGTLTSFTGSPDELTKFIKQEGVLHDKLIEIQKHFMHS
- the istB gene encoding IS21-like element helper ATPase IstB, with amino-acid sequence MNEHHFQLEDYLKRLRLPAIRAQLDVYLREANEQQMTYESFLYHLLQLEVAEREIKRKELARKQARFPVEKTLADFYFERAPHVPKRKVLEIAEGNYIYDKRNVLMIGNSGTGKTHIMIGLAQIAIEKGYKVRYYTAAGLANEIMEAQDEKKLLQLEKKWLAADLVLVDELGYIPYHKRAAELMFQFFSSRYEKGSMIITSNREFNKWNEVFHDDQMTAVLLDRLTHKAHILDMNGESYRLRETLESRSI